A genomic window from Nicotiana sylvestris chromosome 11, ASM39365v2, whole genome shotgun sequence includes:
- the LOC104239018 gene encoding uncharacterized protein produces the protein MEYERIDKRHIQLSPRKLRSMLLGAEKKRREEIVEDQELESATLSLRSQLSEIHDSGCNLENCKDVNVVSIVPESSTSLAVDTSASLEMMNDMRIKDQSLVNSRIRSQDDSILDCDSGFDSISTISPLFEFQKAERAAQRVPIAPFSKPAPSKWDDAQKWIASPTSNRPRTGQSSQVVGSRKTSHSGYGYRQQPTKVVIEVPDQQLVPYEEPVDTKQIDSGQPKDSGVQKFVSWEAEPYPIAESYAKPVLMIENSIGQSAINLSRHDSSVSIHSATVIPQPSTARSVSMRDMGTEMTPIASQEPSRTGTPVRATTPTRSPTSSRPSTPGAAPASSPFCPLNDNLEAHINDLTDQELQMKTRREIMALGTKLGKMNIAAWAGKDGEDRNASSLLKTDKREQPTTTVTETRAAAWEDAEKAKYMARFKREEIKIQAWEDHQEAKTEAEMRKIEVELEKMRARAQDKLMNKLAAVRHKAEEKLAAAEARRNNHAVKIEKQAEYIRKTGRLPCSFSCCRWCF, from the exons ATGGAGTACGAAAGAATCGACAAGAGACATATACAG CTGTCTCCTAGGAAGCTGAGGTCTATGCTACTGGgagcagaaaagaaaagaagggaagAAATAGTAGAAGATCAAGAGCTTGAATCTGCTACTCTGTCCTTGAGATCCCAACTCTCTGAGATCCATGACTCTG GTTGTAATTTGGAGAATTGCAAAGATGTAAATGTTGTAAGTATTGTTCCCGAGAGCTCGACTTCCTTAGCAGTTGATACGTCTGCTTCCTTGGAGATGATGAATGACATGAGAATCAAAGATCAATCGTTGGTCAATTCAAGAATTAGATCTCAAGATGACAGTATTTTGGACTGTGATAGTGGGTTCGATAGTATTAGTACTATATCTCCACTCTTTGAATTTCAAAAGGCTGAGCGGGCTGCACAGAGAGTGCCCATAGCTCCTTTCTCAAAACCTGCCCCTTCTAAATGGGATGATGCGCAGAAATGGATAGCAAGCCCAACGTCTAACCGTCCAAGGACTGGGCAGAGCAGTCAAGTTGTTGGATCACGCAAGACTAGTCATTCTGGATATGGCTATAGACAACAACCTACAAAGGTTGTAATTGAGGTTCCTGATCAACAATTGGTTCCTTATGAGGAGCCTGTCGACACAAAACAGATAGACTCAGGCCAGCCGAAGGACAGTGGAGTTCAGAAGTTTGTGAGTTGGGAAGCTGAGCCGTACCCAATTGCTGAATCATATGCGAAGCCAGTGCTCATGATTGAAAATTCTATTGGACAATCAGCAA TAAATCTGAGCCGTCATGATTCATCTGTTTCTATCCATAGTGCAACCGTCATTCCCCAACCATCGACTGCTAGGTCAGTCTCAATGAGAGATATGGGCACAGAAATGACTCCAATTGCAAGCCAGGAACCTTCCAGAACAGGGACACCTGTGAGAGCAACAACACCAACTCGCAGCCCAACTTCTTCTCGGCCATCAACTCCAGGAGCTGCACCAGCTTCTTCTCCCTTTTGTcctttaaatgataatttggagGCTCACATAAATGACTTGACTGACCAGGAATTACAGATGAAAACTCGAAGAGAAATTATGGCACTTGGAACTAAACTTGGTAAGATGAATATAGCCGCCTGGGCTGGCAAGGATGGTGAAGATAGAAATGCGTCCAGCTTGCTGAAAACTGATAAGCGAGAGCAACCAACTACAACTGTCACTGAGACACGCGCAGCTGCTTGGGAGGACGCAGAGAAAGCAAAGTATATGGCCAG GTTTAAACGGGAAGAAATCAAGATACAAGCATGGGAAGATCATCAAGAAGCAAAGACAGAAGCTGAGATGAGGAAAATTGAG GTGGAGTTGGAAAAGATGAGGGCACGAGCACAAGACAAGCTAATGAACAAGCTAGCTGCTGTGAGGCACAAAGCTGAAGAGAAACTGGCAGCAGCAGAAGCCAGGAGAAATAATCATGCTGTAAAAATAGAGAAGCAAGCAGAATATATTCGTAAAACTGGCCGCTTACCCTGCTCATTCTCCTGCTGCCGCTGGTGCTTCTGA
- the LOC104239017 gene encoding zinc finger CCCH domain-containing protein 17: protein MVGPTPPLPQLQTQPTAPSSAEDEALKRNTDCVYFLASPLTCKKGSECEYRHSDMARLNPRDCWYWLNGNCLNPKCAFRHPPLDGFLEAQAPTVIGSSVAPVVSVAPMPQGPYASSKQGVPCVFFQRGICSKGDKCAFMHAPNSISSKPLQPPVSTASSETPTAKNAFGGVQNAVQGKKLLQTNHPKPSVLPKPVWKLENHLTKKENTFDEKVLPPNSVINRESTRYKPSMPATNGNSLSGPNRVQQPIGLDDHSSMQNKDDEISREPSPGFDVLVDDELRGSDYYHEEDQYGGTRSNGGRNEYDMGDSADYDSVADIDRDMYRDGRGYDSYDRLPSRYAWEQPIASSERIPGGSAHLERRRYGTVDRPEQVKMSDLRHRLSKHRRGNGLKSVIGHDFSSEKNVEDRANKSSRRDAHYVPSHDSSLSGRLRGRIKLPVRSSSPTDRAELRLNREMDRARYRGRLSSERPQLSSYQGRLQDRIKGRVQEDLSNGDRNNRGPRLRRDIINDNNSNFVRPKSLVELKGRKTAESNEQNLNEQQHLGKRKFQKLDSGEDQSFEGPMSLQEILKRKRGGGAGMTSGGSEDDEHERKGQTVMTIGNVVDFPSAIIKNGSGLSIQQEEESKLAADHQSPLCRSANELEAEEEMIMEGSDAQGHDEGYNQVDGDDDYEPVEGEDYTLEEGENGDLDDEYLDDDDDDGDDFAKKLGVVSS from the exons ATGGTTGGCCCTACGCCGCCGCTGCCGCAATTGCAAACTCAGCCAACGGCACCTTCATCAGCTGAAGATGAAGCTCTCAAGAGAAACACCGATTGTGTCTATTTTCTCGCTTCTCCTCTCACTTGCAAAAAG GGAAGCGAGTGTGAGTACCGCCATAGCGACATGGCTCGGCTTAATCCAAGGGATTGCTGGTACTGGTTGAACGGAAACTGCTTAAACCCGAAGTGTGCATTCCGGCATCCT CCTCTTGATGGATTTTTGGAAGCTCAAGCTCCAACTGTTATAGGATCTTCTGTAGCTCCAGTGGTGTCTGTTGCACCTATGCCACAGGGTCCTTATGCTTCTAGTAAACAAGGCGTGCCCTGCGTATTCTTCCAGAGAGGGATTTGTTCAAAAGGTGATAAATGTGCATTCATGCATGCACCGAACTCCATTTCTAGCAAACCTTTACAACCTCCAGTGTCTACTGCATCTAGTGAAACTCCAACTGCTAAGAATGCATTTGGTGGGGTTCAAAATGCTGTGCAAGGGAAGAAACTTCTGCAAACTAATCATCCGAAGCCCAGTGTACTACCTAAACCAGTTTGGAAACTGGAAAATCATCTGACTAAGAAAGAGAATACCTTTGATGAGAAGGTACTGCCACCAAATTCTGTCATAAACAGAGAGAGTACCAGGTACAAGCCAAGTATGCCTGCAACCAATGGCAATTCGCTCAGTGGCCCCAACAGGGTGCAGCAGCCCATTGGCCTTGATGATCACAGCAGCATGCAGAACAAGGATGATGAAATTTCAAGAGAGCCTTCTCCTGGTTTTGATGTTCTTGTGGACGATGAGCTAAGAGGTTCAGATTACTATCATGAGGAAGATCAGTATGGTGGAACAAGGAGCAATGGGGGGAGAAATGAATATGACATGGGCGATTCTGCTGATTATGATTCAGTGGCAGATATTGACCGAGATATGTACCGTGATGGGCGCGGATATGACTCATATGACAGGCTACCGAGTCGGTATGCTTGGGAGCAGCCTATAGCTTCTTCTGAGAGAATACCAGGGGGGTCAGCTCATCTTGAAAGGAGACGATATGGTACAGTAGATAGACCTGAACAAGTTAAAATGTCAGATCTGAGACATCGGTTGTCGAAGCATAGGAGAGGTAATGGTTTGAAATCTGTCATTGGTCATGACTTTTCAAGTGAAAAGAATGTTGAGGATCGAGCCAACAAGAGTTCTAGGAGGGATGCACACTATGTACCTTCACATGATAGTTCTCTTAGTGGTCGccttcgaggaagaataaagctTCCAGTTAGGTCATCTTCTCCGACTGACAGGGCTGAATTACGGTTGAATAGGGAAATGGATAGGGCAAGATATCGTGGTAGGTTGTCTTCAGAAAGGCCACAGCTGTCCTCTTACCAAGGAAGGCTTCAAGACAGAATAAAGGGAAGAGTGCAAGAGGATCTCAGTAATGGTGACAGAAATAACAGAGGTCCTCGTCTAAGAAGAGATATAATAAATGACAATAATTCCAACTTTGTGCGTCCTAAAAGTCTTGTTGAACTTAAAGGTAGGAAAACTGCGGAGAGCAATGAGCAAAATCTCAATGAGCAACAACACCTGGGGAAGCGCAAGTTCCAAAAGCTTGATAGTGGGGAGGATCAATCATTTGAAGGACCAATGTCTCTGCAAGAGATTCTGAAGAGGAAAAGAGGGGGTGGAGCTGGTATGACATCTGGTGGGAGCGAAGACGATGAACATGAAAGAAAAGGCCAGACAGTGATGACTATTGGGAATGTGGTGGATTTTCCTTCTGCTATCATCAAAAATGGGTCTGGCCTTTCTATTCAGCAGGAGGAAGAATCTAAGCTTGCTGCAGatcaccagtctcctttgtgccGCAGTGCAAATGAACTTGAAGCTGAAGAAGAGATGATTATGGAAGGCTCAGATGCTCAGGGCCACGACGAAGGCTATAATCAGGTAGATGGCGATGATGACTATGAGCCGGTTGAGGGTGAAGATTACACATTAGAGGAAGGTGAGAACGGTGACCTTGATGACGAATACctggatgatgatgatgatgatggagaTGACTTTGCAAAGAAGCTGGGTGTTGTTTCCTCATAA